AAAATGTCTTAAAAGATTGAAAATAATAGGGAGGTTAGAATTATGGGAACAGCACTGAAAAAGAAGCATGGATTTTTAGATTGGGTAGAAAGAACAGGAAATAAAATACCTCATCCATTTATACTATTTAGTATTTTAACTCTTGGAATTATAATTATTTCAACTATTTGTAATATGATTGGCGTTGAAATTTTAGATCCAGTTAGCGGTAAAATGATAGGAATTAAAAATTTACTGTCAAGTGAAGGAATTGTTTTTATTCTAAAGAATTTAGTTAAAAATTTCACTGGTTTTGCACCATTAGGATTAGTTTTAGTAATGACTTTAGGTATTGGACTTGCTGAAAAAGTTGGTTTTGTTTCAGCTCTTATGAGAAACACTATTTTAAATAGTTCTCCTAAAATTATAACTTTCATGATAATGATGATTGGAATATGTGGAAATATAGCTTCAGATGCAGCAATTGTTGTAATCCCAGTTATATCCGCATTTATATTCTTATCTTTAAATAAAAATCCATTAGCAGGGATTGCCATAGGTTACGCAGCAACAACTGCTGGATTTAGTGCAAACTTAATAATTGCAGGAACAGATGCATTATTATCAGGAATTTCCACAGAGGCAGTACATATAGTTAATCCAAATATGTCTGTATCTGTAGTTTCTAACTGGTATTTTATGATTGCTTCTACATTTTTATTAGCAATTATAGGAACTTTTATTTCTGAAAAAATTATAGAACCAAGACTTGGAGAATACAAAGGAAGTAAAAAAATGGAACAAGAAGGGGTTAGTCCTCTAGAGAAAAAAGGATTAAGAGTGGCTGGAATGTGGACTCTTGCATATATAGCTTTAATTACAGCTGCAGTTTATCCTAAAAATAGTTTTTTTAGAAATTCAGTAACTCATTCTTTACTAAGATCACCATTTTTAAAATCAATTATACCATTACTTTTAGTGTTGTTCTTAATATCT
The sequence above is drawn from the Fusobacterium sp. IOR10 genome and encodes:
- a CDS encoding AbgT family transporter, giving the protein MGTALKKKHGFLDWVERTGNKIPHPFILFSILTLGIIIISTICNMIGVEILDPVSGKMIGIKNLLSSEGIVFILKNLVKNFTGFAPLGLVLVMTLGIGLAEKVGFVSALMRNTILNSSPKIITFMIMMIGICGNIASDAAIVVIPVISAFIFLSLNKNPLAGIAIGYAATTAGFSANLIIAGTDALLSGISTEAVHIVNPNMSVSVVSNWYFMIASTFLLAIIGTFISEKIIEPRLGEYKGSKKMEQEGVSPLEKKGLRVAGMWTLAYIALITAAVYPKNSFFRNSVTHSLLRSPFLKSIIPLLLVLFLISGISYGIIVGKIKSSADVPKYMGLAIKDMSSYIVLVFMIGQFIAFFKWSNMGYVIAVAGADFLKSMNITGIPLFIAFILLTAFINLFIGSGSAKWALLAPIFIPMFYFLGYNPALTQVLYRVGDSTTNIISPLFPYMPIVLALAQEYDEDAGMGTIISLMLPYSIGMLIMWIILAIVWFGLNIPLGPGVTMFI